The Kocuria flava nucleotide sequence GCTGCGGCGGCACCGGCGTCGTCGGCGTGCTGCGCAACGGGCAGGGGCCGGTGGTGGCCTTCCGCGCCGACACGGACGGGCTGCCCCTGGCCGAGGACACCGGGCTGGACTACGCCAGCACCGCCACCGGCCGCCTCGAGGACGGCACCGAGGTGCCCGTGATGCACGGCTGCGGCCACGACACCCACGTGGCCGTGCTGCTGACGGCCGCGCGCCTGCTCGCGGGCGCGCGCGAGGCGTGGTCGGGGACCCTGGTGCTCGTCTTCCAGCCCGGGGAGGAGACCGCCGCGGGGGCGCAGGCCATGCTGGCGGACGGGCTGTGGGAGCGGGCCCCGCGCCCGGAGGTGGTCCTGGGCCAGCACGTGATGCCGCAGCTCGCGGGCACGATCCACTGCTCGGTGGGCGACGCCATGGCCATGGCGGACTCGTGGCGGGTCACCGTGCACGGCAAGGGCGCCCACGCGTCCCAGCCGCAGGACGCCACCGACCCGATCGTGCTGGGGGCCCACATCATCACCCGGCTCCAGACCGTCGTCGCCCGCGAGGTCGACCCGCGCCGCTCCGCCGTCGTCACGGTGGGGACCTTCCACGGGGGGCTCAAGGAGAACATCATCCCGGCCCGGGCGGAGTTCACGCTCAACGTGCGCACCCTCGACCCGGAGGTGCGCGAGCACGTGCTCGGGGCCCTGCGGCGGATCATCAGCGCGGAGGCCGCGGCCTCGGGCGCCCCCGAGCCCACGGTCGAGGTGCTCTCGACCTTCCCCCGCAACTACAACGACCCCGCCGCCACCACGGAGCTGCTCGAGCACTTCCGCCGGGAGCTGGGGGAGGAGCGCGTGGTCCAGGTCGACCCGCTCATGGGCTCGGAGGACTTCGGCGCCCTCGGCGCGGCCATCGGGGTGCCCTCGGTGTTCTGGATGTTCGGCGGCCACGACGCCGCGACCCTGGCCGGGGAGGGGCCGGTGCCGGTCAACCACTCGCCGTTCTTCGCCCCCGCCGTGGAGCCCACGCTGTCCACCGGCGTGCGGGCGGCCGTGGTGGCGATCCTCGCCCGGCTCGGGCGCTGAGGGCGGGACCGGCCGGCGCCGCGGCGGCGTGCACCGGGCCGGGGGCGTCCGCCGTCGTGCCCCGGTCCGGTGCCCGGGGCCCGACGACGGCCCTGCGGGCCGGCGGCCCGGGCCGGCCGAGCGCACGGCGGGCCGGCGGCACGGGCGCTGCGGCCCGGCGCGGCCGGGCGCGGCTCAGCGCCGGGAGCGGGTCAGCAGCGCGGAGGCGCCGCTGACGAGGACCATCGCCGCGGCGGCGCCGATCGCCGCCGCGAAGGCCCCGTCCGGGCCGGCGAGCTCGGCGAGGGACCCGGCCAGGGCCGCGCCCAGGGCCGTGCCCAGGACCACGCCGCCGGCCAGCAGCGTCATGACGGTGCCCTGCCGCTCCGGCCGGGCGGCGTCCCCGCCGACCGTGAAGATCGTGACCATCACGGGGCCCACGGGGATCCCGGCCACGAGCAGCGCGACGACCATGGCGGGCACGGTCGCCGGGGCGAGCAGCAGCAGGCTCAGCCCGGCCATGGCCGCGGCGCTGCCCACCCACCGGGCGCCGGGGCGCAGCCGCTGCGGCCACCACGCCACGGACAGCGCCGCCGCGGCCGAGCTCAGGCCCAGCACGGCGTAGAGCAGCCCGGCCG carries:
- a CDS encoding amidohydrolase, with amino-acid sequence MTTTTVPQPSEELTERMHELYRHLHAHPELSMQEHATAELIERELDALGVEHFRCGGTGVVGVLRNGQGPVVAFRADTDGLPLAEDTGLDYASTATGRLEDGTEVPVMHGCGHDTHVAVLLTAARLLAGAREAWSGTLVLVFQPGEETAAGAQAMLADGLWERAPRPEVVLGQHVMPQLAGTIHCSVGDAMAMADSWRVTVHGKGAHASQPQDATDPIVLGAHIITRLQTVVAREVDPRRSAVVTVGTFHGGLKENIIPARAEFTLNVRTLDPEVREHVLGALRRIISAEAAASGAPEPTVEVLSTFPRNYNDPAATTELLEHFRRELGEERVVQVDPLMGSEDFGALGAAIGVPSVFWMFGGHDAATLAGEGPVPVNHSPFFAPAVEPTLSTGVRAAVVAILARLGR